A window from Variovorax sp. PBL-E5 encodes these proteins:
- the ilvD gene encoding dihydroxy-acid dehydratase, translating into MATSPIQINRRSANIVEGKSRAPNRSMFYAMGYQEGDFKKPMVGVANGHSTITPCNSGLQKLADAAIAGIEEAGGNAQVFGTPTISDGMAMGTEGMKYSLVSREVISDCIETCVGGQWMDGVLVVGGCDKNMPGGLMGMLRANVPAIYVYGGTILPGRYKGQDLNIVSVFEAVGQNAAGKMSDEELREIEMRAIPGTGSCGGMYTANTMSSAFEALGISLPYSSTMANPHDEKANSAKESAKVLIEAIKKDLKPRDIVTKKAIENAVAVIMATGGSTNAVLHFLAIAHAAEVEWSIDDFERMRKKVPVLCDLKPSGKYLAVDLHQAGGIPQVMKVLLNAGLLHGDCITITGQTIAEVLKDVPDAPRADQDVIRPIGKPMYAEGHLAILKGNLSPEGAVAKITGLKNPVITGPARVFDDEQSALKAILDGKIVAGDVMVLRYLGPKGGPGMPEMLAPTGALIGAGLGESVGLITDGRFSGGTWGMVVGHVAPEAAAGGTIAFVHEGDSITIDAHELKLELNVPEAEIAKRRAAWKAPAPRYTRGVQAKFAFNASSASSGAVLDKY; encoded by the coding sequence GCCACAGCACCATCACGCCCTGCAACTCGGGCCTGCAGAAGCTGGCCGACGCGGCGATCGCCGGCATCGAGGAAGCCGGCGGCAACGCGCAGGTGTTCGGCACGCCCACCATCTCGGACGGCATGGCGATGGGCACCGAGGGCATGAAGTACTCGCTGGTCAGCCGCGAGGTGATCTCCGACTGCATCGAGACCTGCGTCGGCGGCCAGTGGATGGACGGCGTGCTGGTGGTCGGCGGCTGCGACAAGAACATGCCCGGCGGCCTGATGGGCATGCTGCGCGCCAACGTGCCGGCCATCTACGTCTACGGCGGCACCATCCTGCCGGGCAGGTACAAGGGCCAGGACCTGAACATCGTCAGCGTGTTCGAGGCGGTCGGCCAGAACGCCGCCGGCAAGATGAGCGACGAGGAACTGCGCGAGATCGAGATGCGCGCGATCCCGGGCACCGGCTCCTGCGGCGGCATGTACACGGCCAACACCATGAGCTCGGCCTTCGAGGCGCTCGGCATCTCGCTGCCCTATTCGTCGACCATGGCCAATCCGCACGACGAGAAGGCCAACTCGGCCAAGGAGTCGGCCAAGGTGCTGATCGAGGCGATCAAGAAGGACCTCAAGCCGCGCGACATCGTGACGAAGAAGGCGATCGAGAACGCCGTGGCCGTGATCATGGCCACCGGCGGCTCGACCAACGCGGTGCTGCATTTCCTGGCCATCGCACATGCGGCGGAGGTGGAATGGTCGATCGACGATTTCGAGCGCATGCGCAAGAAGGTGCCGGTGCTGTGCGACCTGAAGCCCAGCGGCAAGTACCTCGCGGTCGACCTGCACCAGGCCGGCGGCATTCCGCAGGTCATGAAGGTGCTGCTGAATGCCGGCCTGCTGCACGGCGACTGCATCACCATCACCGGCCAGACCATCGCCGAAGTGCTGAAGGACGTGCCCGACGCGCCGCGCGCCGACCAGGACGTGATCCGTCCGATCGGCAAGCCGATGTACGCCGAAGGCCATCTGGCGATCCTCAAGGGCAACCTCTCGCCCGAAGGCGCGGTCGCCAAGATCACTGGACTCAAAAACCCGGTCATTACCGGCCCGGCGCGCGTGTTCGACGACGAGCAATCGGCGCTCAAGGCGATCCTCGACGGCAAGATCGTGGCCGGCGACGTGATGGTGCTGCGCTACCTCGGCCCCAAGGGCGGCCCCGGCATGCCCGAGATGCTGGCGCCCACCGGCGCGCTGATCGGCGCCGGCCTCGGCGAAAGCGTGGGCTTGATCACCGACGGCCGCTTCTCGGGCGGCACCTGGGGCATGGTGGTCGGCCACGTGGCGCCCGAAGCGGCGGCCGGCGGCACCATCGCTTTCGTGCACGAGGGCGATTCCATCACCATCGACGCGCACGAACTCAAACTGGAACTCAACGTGCCGGAAGCCGAGATCGCGAAGCGCCGCGCGGCCTGGAAGGCACCGGCCCCGCGCTACACGCGCGGCGTGCAGGCCAAGTTCGCGTTCAACGCATCGAGCGCGAGCTCGGGCGCAGTGCTCGACAAGTACTGA
- a CDS encoding TIGR04438 family Trp-rich protein codes for MWFLLLGVLGMVLKYFEVGFVGRLSWWVVLIPFGLAMVWWAYADMSGYTKRKVIEKENARKQERIDRQRSALGMLNGRSNRRRGGR; via the coding sequence ATGTGGTTTCTGCTGCTGGGCGTGCTGGGGATGGTGCTCAAATATTTCGAGGTCGGCTTTGTCGGCAGGCTCAGCTGGTGGGTCGTGCTGATTCCCTTCGGGCTCGCGATGGTGTGGTGGGCCTACGCGGACATGTCGGGCTACACCAAACGCAAGGTCATCGAAAAGGAAAACGCGCGCAAGCAGGAGCGCATCGATCGCCAGCGCAGCGCGCTCGGCATGCTGAACGGCCGCTCCAACCGCCGCCGCGGCGGCCGCTGA
- a CDS encoding c-type cytochrome, giving the protein MKKALILAALGLGIAVPAFADLALASSKNCMSCHAVDRKVLGPSFKDVAAKYKDNKGAVDLLAAKIMKGGSGVWGPVPMPANNQVNEAEAKKLAAWVLSTK; this is encoded by the coding sequence ATGAAAAAAGCGCTCATCCTCGCCGCGCTGGGCCTCGGCATCGCCGTCCCGGCGTTCGCCGACCTCGCCCTCGCCAGTTCGAAGAACTGCATGAGCTGTCATGCGGTCGATCGCAAGGTGCTCGGGCCTTCCTTCAAGGACGTGGCGGCGAAATACAAGGACAACAAGGGCGCCGTCGACCTGCTCGCCGCCAAGATCATGAAGGGCGGCTCCGGCGTCTGGGGGCCGGTGCCGATGCCGGCCAACAACCAGGTCAACGAAGCCGAGGCGAAGAAGCTCGCGGCCTGGGTGCTGTCGACCAAATAG